The following proteins come from a genomic window of Sphaerisporangium rubeum:
- a CDS encoding non-ribosomal peptide synthetase translates to MTTEITPATMPATMPVTTPAGSVTAEASAVQRGMWLTSRLDPGGARFTVCSASRLAGPLDVQALQESLDALVARHDILRARFAVAGDRLDLLVDPAASVPIETADLTGLPVDQAREEARHRAEHAAAVPFDLENGPLLRVLLLRTLPGEHVLVLTLHHAVCDGWSVKLLLEEWSRGYALRLSGAPIPAEPPPPPYWDHAEPPRDRLAADLAYWRGRLRGAAPLPLPPPLPGPRPGQEAAIHGFPVPPDLLDEVDELAARTGATRYAVLLAAFTTLMGRLCGTDDVCVGTTMATRETIESYDVIGPMFTTVVLREDLSGIRDFTGAVAATRETLLQALEHRAAPFENVLDAVRAGTRSTARNPLFNVFFEVDHEAESPMAARGLASEVFGVDHPAAKTDLMLAMRPTAGGMRGVLTYRTAACDPVMAAAIGDGYVALLRDATSRPGVPLRDLAVMSPEEETRVTELLPDGGKAELPDVCAHDLIGRQAARTPDAVAVRQLSAEATSLTYAELDGRANALACRLRERGVGPESRVAVLMRRSPDLVVAFLAVWKAGGAYVPVDPSFPLERARFLVRDSGAAVVLCDQELSATALALGPPVLDVTADPGLEPAGPPPAAGPGDICYVIYTSGSTGVPKGVLVEHRGLVNFLLWCVRRYARDGDGGTPLFSSVAFDMVVPDLFTPLLLGQTVHVVPEDVTPDRLGAVLASAAPYSFVKLTPGHLQLLSRQLTVEQARGLAELLVVGADSFPASVLREWRELDPGTPLLNEYGPTEASVADCVHEIPGAGAGAGTLPIGRPIPNTTIRVLDRHGHPVPTGVPGELYIGGDCVVRGYAGRPATTAAAFRPDPHGPPGARMYRTGDLGRWLPDGELEFLGRADHQVKVRGHRVEPGEIEAVLCRDPSVRQALVTVRPTPAGHDALVAYVVPADGHTVDTLRADGLREHCARVLPAYLVPGCVVAIPALPLNENGKVDRAALPEPSFGTNAESEPVTGPELDVAKVWAGVLGLEAGRVGRHDNFFELGGNSLLVLSVCDRLRRGLGLTVSFEDFLRTPTVAGVAASAAPDGGPRQAGGALTCLSPAGDGTPMVFVHPLGGTVFCYRHLITELYGTAPLYGLTLSSLLGGAAAEEDSLEALTGRYAEEIARTVTGPVAITGWSAGGLIAYETARRLRELGADVTSLVLIDPSPPEDHGHWRGHVREVRRIRSRLSLATEEEREAEFAAVIGSGLFRAMGIAPSTCRDYSLFPQDVLGIWERQLHLLGAYDPGSYDGPVTLLTSRESGPARRDELVRDWRRLATGPFHCREVDGDHLSMMRPPAVTSAAAALRDVLTHRRGDQT, encoded by the coding sequence ATGACGACGGAGATCACACCGGCCACCATGCCGGCCACCATGCCGGTCACCACACCGGCCGGCTCGGTGACGGCCGAGGCGTCGGCCGTCCAGAGAGGCATGTGGCTGACCTCACGGCTCGACCCAGGCGGCGCACGGTTCACCGTCTGCTCGGCCAGCCGCCTCGCCGGCCCCCTCGACGTCCAGGCCCTCCAAGAGTCCCTCGACGCGCTGGTCGCACGGCACGACATCCTGCGTGCGCGCTTCGCCGTGGCCGGCGACCGGCTGGACCTGCTGGTGGACCCCGCCGCCTCGGTGCCGATCGAGACGGCCGACCTGACGGGCCTGCCGGTGGACCAGGCGCGCGAGGAGGCGCGGCACCGCGCCGAGCACGCCGCCGCGGTGCCGTTCGACCTGGAGAACGGGCCGCTGCTGCGGGTCCTGCTGCTGCGGACGCTTCCCGGCGAGCACGTGCTGGTGCTCACGCTGCACCACGCGGTCTGCGACGGCTGGTCGGTCAAGCTGCTGCTGGAGGAGTGGAGCCGGGGCTACGCGCTGCGCCTGTCCGGTGCGCCGATCCCCGCCGAGCCGCCGCCTCCGCCGTACTGGGACCACGCCGAGCCGCCGCGCGACCGGCTGGCAGCCGACCTCGCCTACTGGCGCGGACGGCTGCGCGGCGCCGCACCCCTGCCGCTGCCGCCGCCGCTGCCGGGTCCCCGTCCCGGACAGGAAGCCGCGATCCACGGCTTCCCCGTGCCGCCGGACCTGCTGGACGAGGTGGACGAGCTGGCCGCGCGCACCGGCGCGACCCGGTACGCCGTGCTGCTCGCCGCGTTCACCACCCTGATGGGCCGGCTGTGCGGCACCGACGACGTCTGCGTCGGCACGACGATGGCGACCAGGGAGACGATCGAGTCCTACGACGTGATCGGCCCCATGTTCACCACCGTCGTGCTGCGCGAGGACCTCAGCGGCATCCGCGACTTCACCGGCGCCGTGGCGGCCACCAGGGAGACGCTGCTCCAGGCGCTGGAACACCGCGCGGCCCCCTTCGAGAACGTCCTGGACGCCGTGCGCGCCGGCACGCGCTCCACCGCGCGCAACCCGCTGTTCAACGTGTTCTTCGAGGTGGACCACGAGGCCGAGTCCCCGATGGCGGCGCGCGGCCTCGCGAGCGAGGTGTTCGGCGTCGATCACCCCGCCGCCAAGACCGACCTGATGCTCGCGATGCGGCCGACGGCCGGCGGCATGCGCGGCGTCCTCACCTACCGCACGGCCGCCTGCGACCCCGTCATGGCCGCCGCGATCGGCGACGGCTACGTGGCGCTGCTGCGCGACGCGACCTCACGGCCCGGCGTCCCCCTGCGCGACCTCGCCGTCATGTCCCCCGAGGAGGAGACCAGGGTCACCGAGCTGCTGCCTGACGGCGGGAAGGCCGAGCTGCCTGACGTGTGCGCGCACGACCTGATCGGACGACAGGCCGCGCGCACGCCGGACGCCGTCGCCGTGCGTCAGCTCTCCGCCGAGGCCACGAGTCTCACCTACGCCGAGCTGGACGGCCGGGCCAACGCGCTCGCGTGCCGCCTGCGCGAACGCGGCGTCGGGCCGGAGAGCCGGGTCGCGGTGCTCATGCGCCGCTCACCGGACCTGGTCGTGGCGTTCCTCGCGGTGTGGAAGGCCGGCGGCGCGTACGTCCCCGTCGACCCGTCGTTCCCGCTGGAACGGGCCCGCTTCCTGGTCCGCGACAGCGGCGCCGCCGTGGTGCTGTGCGACCAGGAGCTGTCGGCCACCGCGCTCGCTCTCGGGCCGCCGGTGCTCGACGTCACCGCCGACCCCGGCCTTGAGCCGGCCGGCCCGCCGCCGGCCGCCGGCCCGGGGGACATCTGCTACGTCATCTACACCTCGGGCTCCACCGGCGTGCCGAAAGGTGTGCTGGTCGAGCACAGGGGCCTGGTGAACTTCCTGCTGTGGTGCGTGCGCCGGTACGCGCGCGACGGCGACGGAGGCACGCCGCTGTTCTCCTCGGTCGCGTTCGACATGGTCGTCCCCGACCTGTTCACCCCGCTGCTGCTCGGCCAGACCGTGCACGTCGTCCCCGAGGACGTCACACCGGACCGGCTCGGCGCGGTGCTCGCCTCGGCCGCGCCGTACTCCTTCGTCAAACTCACCCCCGGCCACCTGCAGCTGCTGTCCCGGCAGCTCACCGTGGAGCAGGCACGCGGCCTCGCCGAGCTGCTCGTCGTCGGCGCCGACTCCTTCCCCGCGAGCGTCCTGCGCGAATGGCGGGAACTCGACCCCGGCACGCCGCTGCTCAACGAGTACGGCCCCACCGAGGCGTCGGTGGCCGACTGCGTCCACGAGATCCCAGGCGCCGGCGCCGGCGCCGGCACGCTCCCCATCGGACGGCCCATCCCCAACACCACCATCCGTGTGCTCGACCGCCACGGCCACCCCGTCCCCACCGGCGTCCCCGGCGAGCTGTACATCGGCGGCGACTGCGTCGTCCGCGGCTACGCCGGCCGGCCCGCCACCACCGCGGCCGCGTTCCGGCCCGATCCCCACGGCCCGCCAGGCGCCAGGATGTACCGCACCGGCGACCTCGGCCGCTGGCTGCCGGATGGTGAACTGGAGTTCCTCGGCCGCGCCGACCACCAGGTCAAGGTGCGCGGCCACCGCGTCGAACCCGGCGAGATCGAGGCCGTGCTCTGCCGCGATCCGTCCGTGCGGCAGGCCCTGGTGACCGTGCGGCCCACCCCGGCGGGCCACGACGCGCTGGTGGCGTACGTCGTCCCCGCCGACGGTCACACCGTGGACACCCTCCGCGCCGACGGACTGCGCGAACACTGCGCGCGCGTCCTCCCCGCCTACCTGGTGCCGGGGTGCGTCGTCGCGATCCCCGCGCTGCCGCTCAACGAGAACGGCAAGGTGGACCGCGCCGCGCTGCCGGAACCGTCCTTCGGGACGAACGCGGAAAGCGAACCGGTCACCGGTCCTGAGCTCGACGTCGCGAAGGTCTGGGCCGGTGTGCTCGGCCTGGAGGCCGGCCGCGTCGGCAGGCACGACAACTTCTTCGAGCTCGGCGGCAACTCGCTGCTCGTCCTCAGCGTCTGCGACCGCCTGCGCCGCGGCCTCGGCCTCACGGTGTCCTTCGAGGACTTCCTGCGCACCCCGACGGTCGCCGGCGTGGCCGCGTCCGCCGCGCCGGACGGCGGCCCGCGCCAGGCCGGCGGCGCGCTCACGTGCCTGTCCCCGGCCGGCGACGGCACCCCGATGGTGTTCGTCCACCCGCTCGGCGGCACCGTGTTCTGCTACCGCCACCTCATCACCGAGCTGTACGGCACGGCCCCCCTGTACGGCCTAACGCTCAGCTCACTGCTCGGCGGCGCGGCGGCCGAGGAGGACAGCCTTGAGGCCCTGACCGGCCGCTACGCCGAGGAGATCGCGCGCACCGTCACCGGGCCCGTCGCGATCACCGGCTGGTCGGCCGGTGGACTCATCGCGTACGAGACCGCGCGACGGCTGCGCGAACTCGGAGCGGACGTGACCTCCCTGGTGCTGATCGACCCGAGCCCCCCGGAGGACCATGGCCACTGGCGGGGCCACGTCCGCGAGGTGCGGCGCATCAGGTCGCGGCTGAGCCTCGCCACCGAGGAGGAACGCGAGGCCGAGTTCGCCGCCGTCATCGGGTCCGGCCTGTTCAGGGCCATGGGGATCGCGCCGTCCACCTGCCGCGACTACTCGCTGTTCCCGCAGGACGTTCTCGGTATCTGGGAACGGCAGCTCCACCTGCTCGGCGCCTACGACCCGGGCTCCTACGACGGCCCGGTGACCCTGCTGACGTCCCGCGAATCGGGACCCGCGCGGCGGGACGAGCTGGTGCGCGACTGGCGGCGCCTCGCCACCGGTCCCTTCCACTGCCGCGAGGTGGACGGCGACCACCTGAGCATGATGCGGCCGCCGGCCGTGACATCCGCCGCCGCGGCGCTGCGCGACGTCCTGACGCACCGACGAGGAGACCAGACATGA
- a CDS encoding Zn-dependent hydrolase has protein sequence MTVTSGLRARVDGTRLLDTLDRLRQIGALPGGGLSRLAFGEADVRGRELVAGLMREAGMRVRVDPAANLIGGYPGRRPGLGALVLGSHLDTVPGGGAFDGAYGVLAAVEVVRTLNEHRIMLDHPVKVVAFSDEEGTAGARPMFGSRAVAGEVDPAELSTVARDGRTLGALVDAAGGHSSHIGQARWAAGSIAAYLELHVEQGPVLEAEGLRIGVVEGISGRCSVDVTVRGETNHGGTTPMELRKDALVAAARVVLAVSAMAGEQGLVRVATTGACAVRPGTWNVIPGEVRLTVDLRDVSAHALEAAVRRLRSEAAVIAAGSGTSIDVEPRQHVAPAPCDAERRRRIEEVARDLGLSHRTLPSGAGHDAQWMARLAPIGMIFVPSRGGVSHAAGEWTDAADLINGAEVLLGCVLAEGTRE, from the coding sequence ATGACCGTCACCTCAGGCCTGCGGGCCCGTGTCGACGGCACCCGGCTGCTCGACACCCTCGACCGGCTGCGCCAGATCGGCGCGCTGCCGGGAGGGGGTCTCTCGCGCCTCGCGTTCGGCGAGGCCGACGTACGCGGCAGGGAACTCGTCGCCGGACTGATGCGCGAGGCCGGCATGCGTGTGCGGGTCGACCCCGCGGCCAACCTGATCGGCGGCTACCCCGGCCGCCGTCCCGGCCTCGGCGCGCTCGTGCTCGGCTCGCACCTGGACACCGTTCCCGGCGGCGGCGCGTTCGACGGCGCCTACGGCGTCCTCGCCGCCGTCGAGGTGGTCCGCACCCTGAACGAGCACCGCATCATGCTCGACCACCCCGTCAAGGTGGTGGCGTTCAGCGACGAGGAAGGCACCGCCGGGGCCCGTCCCATGTTCGGCTCACGCGCCGTCGCAGGCGAGGTCGACCCGGCGGAGCTGAGCACGGTCGCGCGGGACGGCAGGACGCTCGGCGCGCTCGTGGACGCCGCCGGCGGCCACAGCTCGCACATCGGCCAGGCCCGCTGGGCCGCCGGGTCCATCGCCGCCTACCTGGAGCTGCACGTCGAACAGGGCCCGGTGCTCGAAGCGGAGGGACTGCGCATCGGCGTCGTCGAAGGCATCTCGGGCCGCTGCTCGGTGGACGTCACCGTGCGCGGCGAGACCAACCACGGCGGCACCACCCCCATGGAACTGCGCAAGGACGCGCTGGTCGCCGCCGCGCGGGTCGTGCTCGCCGTGTCCGCCATGGCGGGGGAGCAGGGCCTCGTGCGGGTCGCCACCACCGGGGCCTGCGCGGTGCGGCCGGGGACGTGGAACGTCATCCCCGGCGAGGTCCGCCTCACCGTGGACCTGCGTGACGTGTCGGCGCACGCGCTGGAGGCCGCGGTGCGCCGCCTGCGTTCGGAGGCCGCCGTGATCGCCGCGGGCAGCGGCACGTCCATCGACGTGGAGCCCCGGCAGCACGTCGCACCCGCGCCGTGCGACGCCGAGCGGCGACGCCGCATCGAGGAGGTGGCCCGCGACCTCGGACTGAGCCATCGGACGCTGCCGAGCGGCGCGGGCCACGACGCGCAGTGGATGGCCCGCCTGGCCCCCATCGGCATGATCTTCGTGCCGAGCCGCGGCGGTGTCAGCCACGCGGCGGGGGAGTGGACCGACGCCGCCGACCTGATCAACGGCGCCGAGGTGCTGCTCGGCTGCGTTCTCGCGGAAGGCACACGGGAATGA
- a CDS encoding branched-chain amino acid aminotransferase, producing MTTIDAEARHGETGLDGAQIGGFTAHMVTMRWTVDEGWTGPVLGPRTDLSLPPATAVLHTGQSIIEGLAAHRQQDGTVAIFRPRDHARRFQRSARRLSMPPLPEEHFVRALETLVAADHGAMSDQPGWRLYLRPFMFASEENLVPRPAREFTFVAIAMIIGNYFGEDIESLSVWVCRDFPRAFPGGTGDVKYAGNYAPTLLAQTKAGQAGCHQVVWLDAAERRWIEEMGSANLFFVRGTGSEAVVVTPELTGSFLPGVTRDTVLALAARLGYTVRHERMSPERWREECASGEITETFASGTATVVTAVGSVTDGESTWAIGDGTPGPVSRAVHQLMIDSQHGRAADPAGWRHPVRTPA from the coding sequence ATGACGACCATCGACGCCGAGGCGAGGCACGGCGAGACCGGCCTGGACGGCGCGCAGATCGGCGGGTTCACCGCGCACATGGTGACGATGCGCTGGACGGTGGACGAGGGCTGGACCGGCCCCGTCCTCGGCCCGCGCACCGACCTGTCGCTGCCGCCGGCGACGGCCGTGCTGCACACCGGCCAGTCCATCATCGAGGGCCTCGCGGCGCACCGGCAGCAGGACGGCACGGTCGCGATCTTCCGGCCCCGTGACCACGCGCGCCGCTTCCAGCGCTCGGCCCGGCGCCTGTCCATGCCGCCGCTGCCGGAGGAGCACTTCGTGCGGGCCCTTGAGACGCTGGTGGCGGCCGACCACGGGGCCATGTCGGACCAGCCGGGCTGGCGGCTGTACCTGCGGCCCTTCATGTTCGCCTCCGAGGAGAACCTCGTGCCACGGCCGGCGCGCGAATTCACGTTCGTGGCCATCGCGATGATCATCGGCAACTACTTCGGCGAGGACATCGAGAGCCTGTCGGTGTGGGTGTGCCGCGACTTCCCCCGCGCGTTCCCCGGCGGCACCGGCGACGTCAAGTACGCAGGCAACTACGCACCCACGCTGCTCGCGCAGACCAAGGCGGGCCAGGCCGGCTGCCACCAGGTGGTCTGGCTGGACGCCGCCGAACGCCGCTGGATCGAGGAGATGGGGAGCGCCAACCTGTTCTTCGTGCGCGGCACCGGCTCCGAGGCGGTTGTCGTGACCCCCGAGCTCACCGGCAGCTTCCTCCCCGGCGTCACCCGCGACACGGTGCTCGCTCTCGCCGCGCGCCTCGGGTACACGGTGCGGCACGAACGGATGTCCCCGGAACGCTGGCGCGAGGAGTGCGCGTCCGGGGAGATCACCGAGACGTTCGCCTCCGGCACGGCCACCGTGGTCACCGCCGTCGGCTCGGTGACCGACGGCGAGAGCACCTGGGCCATCGGCGACGGCACCCCAGGACCGGTCAGCCGGGCCGTGCACCAGCTCATGATCGACTCTCAGCACGGCCGCGCCGCCGACCCCGCCGGCTGGCGGCACCCGGTCAGGACGCCGGCATGA
- a CDS encoding nuclear transport factor 2 family protein produces the protein MTTRDQRDQVRRLYELIDERDFAGLAALFDKDAVYHRPGCDVLVGRDGIERFYTEERTISSGAHTLSRIIVSDRDVAVEGAFEGALDDGRQIAHRFAELFRLSEEGLFTRRDSFLFVSTI, from the coding sequence ATGACCACGCGGGACCAGCGCGACCAGGTGCGCAGGCTGTACGAGCTGATCGACGAACGCGACTTCGCGGGCCTCGCCGCGCTGTTCGACAAGGACGCCGTGTACCACCGTCCCGGCTGCGACGTGCTGGTGGGCCGTGACGGCATCGAGCGTTTCTACACCGAGGAACGCACCATCAGCAGCGGTGCGCACACCCTGTCGCGGATCATCGTCAGCGACCGCGACGTCGCGGTCGAAGGCGCCTTCGAAGGCGCGCTCGACGACGGCAGGCAGATCGCGCACCGCTTCGCCGAGCTGTTCCGGCTTTCGGAGGAGGGGCTGTTCACCCGCCGCGACTCCTTCCTTTTCGTGTCCACCATCTGA
- the leuA gene encoding 2-isopropylmalate synthase, with protein sequence MKHNRYAPFPPVDLPDRTWPGRVITEAPRWCSVDLRDGNQALIEPMNPAEKRRFFDLLVRMGYKEIEVGFPSASRSDYEFVRQIIEQDAIPDGVAIQVLTPARQELIERTFDSVRGARKAIIHVLNSTSTLQRRVVFGMDRDGVTSIAVNGALMCRKLADTMGDTEITFQYSPESFTGTELDYAVEICDAVNEVWQPAPGHKSIINLPATVEMATPNVYADQIEYMHRNLRYRDSIILSLHPHNDRGTGVAAAELGYMAGADRIEGCLFGNGERTGNVCLVTLGMNLYSQGIDPGIDFGDMDEIRRTVEHLNRIPVHPRHPYAGDLVHTSFSGSHQDAINKGVLALQRQARTAGVALEDHPWEVPYLPLDPRDIGRSFEAVIRVNSQSGKGGMAYLLRTAHGLDLPRRLQIEFSGVVQAHTDADGSEVDAARIWDIFAAEYLDRRGLRLLTSRASTRVENGTRVDVVGADVQTNGHIRDIEGSGEGLMAAFAAALGALGRDVRVLDMVEHTVGAGADARIAVYAECMVDGHVLWGAAVDTTARAASFKAVLSAVNRSTGGRP encoded by the coding sequence ATGAAGCACAACAGGTACGCGCCTTTCCCTCCGGTAGACCTTCCGGACCGCACGTGGCCCGGCCGGGTGATCACCGAGGCGCCGCGGTGGTGCTCGGTGGACCTGCGCGACGGCAACCAGGCGCTGATCGAGCCGATGAACCCGGCGGAGAAACGGCGGTTCTTCGACCTGCTGGTGCGCATGGGCTACAAGGAGATCGAGGTCGGCTTCCCGTCGGCGTCCCGGTCGGACTACGAGTTCGTCCGCCAGATCATCGAGCAGGACGCCATCCCGGACGGCGTGGCGATCCAGGTGCTCACCCCGGCGCGGCAGGAACTCATCGAGCGGACCTTCGACTCGGTGCGCGGCGCGCGCAAGGCGATCATCCACGTGCTCAACTCCACATCCACCTTGCAGCGCCGCGTGGTGTTCGGCATGGACCGCGACGGCGTGACCTCCATCGCGGTGAACGGCGCGCTGATGTGCCGCAAGCTCGCCGACACCATGGGGGACACCGAGATCACCTTCCAGTACAGCCCGGAGTCGTTCACCGGCACCGAGCTGGACTACGCGGTGGAGATCTGCGACGCCGTCAACGAGGTGTGGCAGCCGGCCCCCGGCCACAAGAGCATCATCAACCTGCCGGCCACCGTCGAGATGGCCACGCCGAACGTCTACGCCGACCAGATCGAGTACATGCACCGAAACCTGCGGTACCGCGACTCGATCATCCTGTCCCTGCACCCGCACAACGACCGCGGCACCGGGGTCGCCGCCGCCGAGCTCGGCTACATGGCGGGGGCCGACCGCATCGAGGGCTGCCTGTTCGGCAACGGTGAGCGCACCGGCAACGTGTGCCTGGTCACCCTCGGCATGAACCTGTACTCGCAGGGCATCGACCCCGGTATCGACTTCGGCGACATGGACGAGATCCGCCGCACCGTCGAGCACCTCAACCGGATCCCCGTGCACCCGCGCCATCCGTACGCCGGCGACCTCGTGCACACGTCGTTCTCCGGCTCGCACCAGGACGCCATCAACAAAGGCGTGCTGGCCCTGCAGCGGCAGGCACGCACGGCCGGGGTCGCGCTTGAGGACCACCCGTGGGAGGTGCCGTACCTGCCGCTCGACCCACGCGACATCGGCAGGTCCTTCGAGGCCGTGATCCGCGTCAACAGCCAGTCAGGCAAAGGCGGTATGGCGTACCTGCTGCGCACCGCGCACGGCCTCGACCTGCCGCGGCGCCTGCAGATCGAGTTCTCCGGCGTCGTGCAGGCGCACACCGACGCCGACGGCAGCGAGGTGGACGCCGCGAGGATCTGGGACATCTTCGCGGCGGAGTACCTCGACCGGCGCGGCCTGCGGCTGCTCACCTCGCGCGCCTCGACGCGCGTGGAGAACGGCACGCGGGTGGACGTCGTCGGCGCCGACGTGCAGACCAACGGCCACATCCGCGACATCGAAGGCAGCGGCGAGGGCCTCATGGCGGCGTTCGCCGCCGCTCTCGGCGCGCTCGGCCGCGACGTGCGGGTGCTCGACATGGTGGAGCACACCGTCGGCGCCGGCGCGGACGCGCGCATCGCCGTGTACGCCGAATGCATGGTCGACGGCCACGTGCTGTGGGGTGCCGCCGTCGACACCACCGCCAGAGCGGCTTCGTTCAAGGCCGTGCTGTCCGCCGTCAACCGCTCCACAGGAGGACGTCCATGA
- the leuD gene encoding 3-isopropylmalate dehydratase small subunit yields MSKFIVHTGTGVPLRRRDVDTDQIIPARFFTGVTRDGFAAGLFGDWRADPGFVLGLPCHKDATVLVAGDNFGSGSSREAAVWALYDSGFRVVIAPRFGDIFRANALVNGLLTVTASPRFVELLWSAIERDPATEITVDLRRLQITAPGLRVPFTLDPAVRERLLAGRDLIGMTLLHEPDIDAYERRRRPTPCTIRHRRRS; encoded by the coding sequence ATGTCGAAGTTCATCGTGCACACCGGGACAGGGGTCCCGCTCCGCCGCCGCGACGTCGACACCGACCAGATCATCCCGGCGCGGTTCTTCACCGGCGTCACCAGGGACGGCTTCGCGGCCGGCCTGTTCGGCGACTGGCGCGCCGACCCGGGATTCGTGCTCGGCCTGCCGTGCCACAAGGACGCCACGGTGCTGGTGGCAGGCGACAACTTCGGCTCCGGCTCCTCGCGTGAGGCGGCCGTCTGGGCCCTGTACGACTCGGGGTTCCGCGTGGTGATCGCGCCGAGGTTCGGCGACATCTTCCGCGCCAATGCGCTGGTGAACGGCCTGCTCACCGTCACCGCCTCTCCCCGGTTCGTGGAACTGCTGTGGTCGGCGATAGAGCGGGACCCCGCCACCGAGATCACGGTCGACCTGCGCCGGCTGCAGATCACGGCACCCGGACTGCGGGTGCCGTTCACCCTCGACCCCGCCGTACGGGAACGCCTGCTCGCCGGACGTGACCTCATCGGCATGACCCTCCTGCACGAGCCCGACATCGACGCCTACGAACGCCGCCGCCGCCCCACCCCGTGCACGATCCGCCACCGGCGAAGGAGTTGA
- the leuC gene encoding 3-isopropylmalate dehydratase large subunit — protein sequence MPLHCRRISRKAGIRGDGVAGETLARKVWRSHVVRHGSTGDDLLYIDLQLLHEVNTPEAFAGLRRAGRRVRRPDLTVGTEDHTTPTVAGSGGDPVTRRYRTLMADNCAEFGIPLHRLGQRTQGIVHVIAPELGLVRPGMTIVCCDSHTTTLGAYGALAFGIGTSQVEHVLATQTLPMARPKDMAVTVTGSLPAGVTAKDLVLALITEAGTAAGQGHVVEFRGDAVTGLSMEGRLTLCNMAVEMGARAGMVAPDDVTFRHLDGVTRDDEAYWRSLRTDEDAVFDTELRYDAGDLRPHVSWGTNPGQCVPIDASVPDPAAFGDDRRAAAERALRYMDLRPGVAMRDIAVDVVFVGSCTNSRIEDLRVAADVLRGRRTAVETVVVPGSAKVRRQAVEEGLDRVFAEAGADFRALPGCSMCIGLGDRLLPGQRAASTTNRNFEGRQGSGARTHLVSPAVAAATAVRGRLAAPDDL from the coding sequence ATGCCGTTGCATTGTCGTCGAATATCACGGAAAGCGGGAATCCGAGGTGACGGCGTGGCCGGCGAGACTCTGGCGCGGAAGGTGTGGCGGTCGCACGTCGTGCGGCACGGCTCCACAGGCGACGACCTGCTCTACATCGACCTGCAACTGCTGCACGAGGTGAACACCCCCGAGGCGTTCGCCGGTCTGCGCCGGGCCGGCCGCCGGGTGCGCCGTCCCGATCTCACCGTCGGCACCGAGGACCACACGACACCGACGGTCGCGGGGTCAGGTGGTGACCCGGTGACCCGCAGGTACCGGACGCTGATGGCGGACAACTGCGCCGAGTTCGGCATCCCGCTGCACCGTCTCGGTCAGCGAACCCAGGGCATCGTGCACGTCATCGCGCCTGAGCTCGGCCTGGTGCGGCCCGGCATGACGATCGTGTGCTGCGACTCGCACACCACCACGCTCGGCGCGTACGGCGCACTGGCCTTCGGTATCGGCACCAGCCAGGTGGAGCACGTACTCGCCACCCAGACACTCCCCATGGCGCGGCCGAAGGACATGGCGGTCACCGTGACAGGGAGCCTGCCGGCCGGGGTGACCGCCAAGGACCTGGTGCTGGCCCTCATCACCGAGGCGGGTACCGCCGCCGGTCAGGGCCACGTCGTGGAGTTCCGCGGCGACGCCGTCACCGGGCTGTCCATGGAGGGCCGGCTGACGCTGTGCAACATGGCGGTCGAGATGGGTGCGCGGGCCGGCATGGTCGCGCCGGACGACGTCACCTTCCGCCACCTGGACGGCGTGACGCGGGACGACGAGGCGTACTGGCGGTCGCTCCGCACCGACGAGGACGCGGTGTTCGACACCGAACTGCGGTACGACGCCGGTGACCTGCGGCCGCACGTGTCGTGGGGCACCAACCCCGGCCAGTGCGTCCCCATCGACGCCAGTGTGCCGGACCCGGCGGCGTTCGGCGACGACCGCCGCGCCGCCGCCGAGCGCGCCTTGCGGTACATGGACCTGCGGCCCGGTGTCGCGATGCGCGACATCGCGGTGGACGTCGTGTTCGTCGGCTCGTGCACCAACTCGCGCATCGAGGACCTGCGTGTCGCCGCCGACGTGCTGAGGGGCCGCAGGACCGCCGTCGAGACCGTCGTGGTGCCGGGGTCGGCCAAGGTCAGGAGGCAGGCCGTCGAGGAGGGCCTGGACCGGGTGTTCGCCGAGGCCGGCGCCGACTTCCGCGCGCTGCCGGGCTGCTCGATGTGCATCGGCCTCGGCGACCGGCTGCTTCCCGGCCAGCGGGCCGCGTCCACGACCAACCGCAACTTCGAGGGCCGGCAGGGTTCCGGCGCACGCACCCACCTGGTGTCGCCGGCGGTGGCCGCGGCGACCGCCGTACGCGGCCGGCTGGCCGCACCCGACGACCTGTGA